A portion of the Vicingus serpentipes genome contains these proteins:
- the guaB gene encoding IMP dehydrogenase, which produces MSELSDKFIGEGLTYDDVLMAPSYSEVLPRDVDISTQFTKKIRLNIPVVSAAMDTVTESKLAIAIAQEGGIGVLHKNMTIAEQADKVRKVKRSESGMIQDPVTISVDSNVGDALKLMSEFKIGGIPVVDSENNLVGIVTNRDLRFQKVMTTPVRDVMTSNNIITAVEGTDLDKAREILQQHKIEKLPVVDANNKLKGLITYKDITKVQLKPNACKDTYGRLRVAAGVGVTADIMDRVDALYKAGVDAIVIDTAHGHSKGVIDTLKKVKSVYPDLQVVVGNIATTQAAKDLADAGADAVKVGIGPGSICTTRIIAGVGVPQLSAVMMVAEGLKGTDVPLIADGGIRFTGDIVKALSGGADSIMAGSLFAGVDESPGEAIIYEGRKFKAYRGMGSIEAMQKGSKDRYFQDAEDDISKLVPEGISGRVPYKGFLSEVIYQMVGGLRAGMGYCGARNLEELKNAKFVRITSAGFTESHPHNITITREAPNYSRR; this is translated from the coding sequence ATGAGTGAATTATCAGATAAATTTATAGGAGAAGGATTAACTTATGATGATGTTTTAATGGCACCATCTTATTCAGAAGTTTTACCTAGAGATGTTGATATCTCAACACAATTTACAAAAAAAATAAGGTTGAATATTCCTGTGGTTTCTGCTGCAATGGATACTGTAACAGAATCTAAACTAGCAATAGCTATTGCTCAGGAAGGAGGAATAGGTGTTTTACACAAAAACATGACTATTGCAGAACAAGCTGACAAAGTTAGAAAAGTAAAACGTTCAGAAAGTGGAATGATTCAAGACCCTGTTACAATTTCTGTTGATTCAAATGTAGGAGACGCATTAAAACTAATGAGTGAATTTAAAATTGGAGGCATACCAGTTGTTGATTCAGAAAATAATTTAGTTGGAATTGTAACAAATAGAGATTTAAGATTCCAGAAAGTTATGACAACTCCTGTTAGAGATGTTATGACTAGTAATAATATTATAACTGCAGTTGAAGGAACAGATTTAGATAAAGCAAGAGAGATATTGCAACAACATAAAATTGAGAAATTACCAGTAGTTGATGCCAATAATAAGTTAAAAGGTTTAATTACATACAAAGACATTACTAAGGTACAATTGAAACCTAATGCTTGTAAGGATACTTATGGAAGATTAAGAGTTGCTGCTGGTGTTGGTGTAACTGCAGATATTATGGATAGAGTAGATGCACTTTATAAAGCAGGAGTCGACGCTATAGTAATTGATACTGCTCATGGTCATTCGAAAGGAGTGATAGATACATTAAAAAAAGTTAAATCAGTTTATCCTGATTTACAAGTTGTTGTTGGTAATATAGCAACTACACAAGCGGCTAAAGATTTAGCTGATGCTGGTGCAGACGCAGTAAAAGTTGGTATTGGTCCAGGTTCTATATGTACAACTAGAATAATCGCTGGTGTTGGTGTGCCTCAATTATCTGCGGTTATGATGGTAGCTGAAGGGTTAAAAGGAACAGATGTTCCATTAATTGCAGATGGTGGAATTCGCTTTACAGGAGATATTGTTAAAGCATTATCTGGAGGAGCAGATTCAATTATGGCTGGTTCTTTGTTTGCAGGTGTAGATGAGTCTCCAGGAGAAGCTATTATTTACGAAGGAAGAAAATTTAAGGCATACAGAGGAATGGGGTCAATTGAAGCAATGCAAAAAGGTTCAAAAGATAGGTATTTTCAAGATGCTGAAGATGATATCAGTAAATTGGTTCCTGAAGGAATTTCGGGAAGAGTACCTTATAAAGGGTTTTTAAGTGAAGTTATTTACCAGATGGTAGGAGGTTTGAGAGCTGGAATGGGATATTGTGGGGCACGTAATTTAGAAGAATTAAAAAATGCAAAATTTGTAAGAATAACAAGTGCAGGATTTACAGAGAGTCATCCACATAATATTACAATTACAAGAGAAGCACCTAATTATTCAAGACGTTAA
- a CDS encoding mechanosensitive ion channel family protein, whose protein sequence is MEDFLAKEFYYNTVGDWSITFLIILGAVIIGKIVYWFFGKIVKKLTSKTKTKIDDIIVDMIEEPIVLAITIFGLWYGLNRLEFTDFWYAWMGKVYHILIAINITWLIARLVDAIIEEYIVPLTEKTESDLDDQIMPIVQKGLRSIIWILGVIVALNNAGYDVGALIAGLGIGGLALAMAAKDSVSNIFGGIMIFTDKPFKVGDRIKIGGFDGSIEEIGIRISRMRTLEGRLVTIPNSQFIGNMVENVTAEPTRKVILNIGLIYDTTAEQVEQGISLLKEIAATNENVENNFLVSFNAFGDFSLGILFIYYIKKEGDILQTQTEINLEILKQFNAKGLEMAFPTQTIYTKS, encoded by the coding sequence ATGGAAGATTTTTTAGCAAAAGAATTTTATTACAACACCGTTGGTGATTGGTCTATTACCTTTCTTATAATACTTGGAGCTGTAATTATAGGTAAAATTGTATACTGGTTTTTTGGTAAAATAGTAAAAAAACTTACGAGCAAAACAAAAACAAAAATTGACGATATAATTGTTGACATGATAGAAGAACCTATTGTCTTAGCAATTACAATTTTTGGCTTATGGTATGGATTAAACCGATTAGAATTTACTGATTTTTGGTATGCTTGGATGGGAAAAGTTTATCACATCTTAATTGCAATTAATATTACATGGTTAATTGCTCGATTGGTAGATGCAATTATAGAGGAATACATTGTTCCATTAACCGAAAAAACTGAAAGTGATTTAGACGACCAAATAATGCCTATTGTTCAGAAAGGATTAAGATCTATAATATGGATTTTGGGAGTAATTGTCGCTCTAAATAATGCTGGTTATGATGTTGGAGCTTTAATCGCTGGTTTAGGAATTGGAGGGTTAGCATTAGCTATGGCTGCAAAAGACTCTGTATCCAACATTTTTGGCGGTATTATGATTTTTACCGACAAACCTTTTAAGGTAGGAGATAGAATTAAAATTGGAGGTTTTGATGGCTCTATAGAAGAAATTGGAATTAGAATTAGTAGAATGAGAACCCTTGAAGGAAGATTAGTAACAATTCCTAACTCTCAGTTTATAGGTAATATGGTTGAAAATGTTACAGCTGAACCAACTAGGAAAGTAATTTTAAATATTGGATTAATTTACGATACTACTGCTGAACAAGTAGAACAAGGCATTTCTTTATTAAAAGAAATTGCAGCAACTAACGAAAATGTTGAAAACAATTTTTTAGTTTCTTTTAATGCCTTTGGTGATTTTTCTTTAGGAATTCTTTTTATCTATTACATTAAAAAGGAAGGAGATATTCTTCAAACCCAAACAGAAATTAACTTAGAAATTTTAAAACAATTTAATGCTAAAGGTTTAGAAATGGCATTCCCCACTCAAACTATTTATACAAAATCCTAG